The DNA sequence CTTCTTCGGGATCGGGTGCACGCTCATCACTCCTTCTTATTTCAATTGTCGCTTCTAATATATTGCAATTGTTAGAAGTAATATAGTGAGCGTTGTCATGACTTTTGTCATGTGACAAAAAAAGCCACCCTGATGCGATGAACGCATCAGGGTGGTCTTTTCAGAAATCATTCTTCTTTCTATTAATCAAACTGCCAGCAGCTTAAGCTTAAATTACCGTACTGATAGCTGCGATGCAGCAATTTTGCCTTCCGGTTCGCATCCCCCGTACCCATCGCGATCAGCAGCGGAATAAAATGCTCGCTTGTCGGTACCGCCATGCGGGCGTTAGGAGCAAGCGTCTCATAGTTAAACAGCGAAGCCGTATCCCAAGCCTCCAGCTTGCTCTGCAGCCAGTTATCGAATGCTCCCGCCCATTCGTCAACACCCTGCGCACGCCAATTGACGCTCCGCAGGTTATGAACGGTCCCGCCGCTGCCAATAATAAGCACATCCTGCTCTCTTAGCTCAGACAATGCTTTGCCGATCTCATATTGCTGCTCATTCGTGAGGTAACGGTTAACAGAGAGCGCCACGACCGGTATATCCGCATCCGGATAGATCAGCTTCAGAACTGCCCAAGCACCGTGATCGAGCCCTCTTGCCTCATCCGGCTTGCTCGGGATTCCGCCTTTGGTGAAAAGCGACCGGATCTGTTCGCTAAGTGAACGTTCCCCTGGAGCCGGATAGGTCATCCGGTACAGCTCATCCTGGAACCCGCCAAAGTCATAAATGGTACTATACCGATCCACTGAGCTCACCGTTTGAACCGATTCTTCCCAATGGGCAGAAAAGATCACAATGGCCTTTGGTTTCGGCATCCCTGCTGCAAATTTTTTTAATAAATCTGTATATGCATGCTCCTCGAGTACAAGCGAAGGCGCACCATGCGCGAAAAAGTAAGATGGCATCATATGAACTCACTCCCTTTTTTATATTATTGGACCTTACTACGCTTTTTATAAATGAAATGATCCACCGAAAGAGCTTCTGGTCCCGATGCAAGCAGATATACCGAGATGAGAATCAGGCTTAGCTCCAGCTCATAACCGGCCACCTGATCATGACCGAGCAGACCGGCAGACAGCTTCACTGTCACGATCGCTCCAATCATCAATACGACAAACAGCGCAGATACCACACGGGTGAACAATCCGATAATCAGCAAAATACCGCCAACCACTTCGGCAATCGCCGCCACATAAGCCATAAATCCGGGCACGCTCATGGAGCTGAACCACGCCTCCACATTGCCAAGTCCCATCTGAAATTTACTGATGCCGTGCGCGAGAAATATAATTCCAAGTACCACACGCAGTAGAGTTGGTACCCATATATTCTTAATCATTTGATCCTCTCCATCCTAAAATATTAGTAATAATAAAATATATTTTATATAAGAAATATAACTCGTCATTTACTGGCATGTCAACAATTTATTTGTTAATATAAATATTAAATCAGTATTACAAATATTTTTAAGGACGCGTGAATCCATGGACATCGGCTCCAACATCCGTGCAATCCGGAAACGAAAAAATATCACCATTGCCCAAATATGTGAGGAAACAGGACTTTCGCAAGGCTTTTTAAGCCAGGTTGAAACGAATAAAACCTCGCCATCCATTGCCACACTAGAAAATATTGCACAGGCTCTCAAGGTTCCCTTGGCTTATTTGCTGCTAAAAAAAGAAGACCGCATGCATATTGTCCGTAAAGACGAACGGAAGATTACGACTAGCGGCATCGAAAAGCTCAAGGTGGCCCATCTCAGCTCGACAAAGAACGTACGAATGATGATCGTCGAGGCCCCTCCCGGAGCCTCAACCGGAGAAGCCCATGCTCACGAGGGCGAAGAGGTGCATGTAGTAATAAAAGGGAAAATTTATGCTGAGCAAGGAGAGGATTCGGCTGAGTTTACCGAAGGGGATTCCTTCTCGTGGAATGCCTGTACACCGCATTTAGTGAAAAATATTGGTGATGAGCTGGCCATTATCCTGATCGCGGTTTATACAGAATCGGATCAGGCCGGGGATTTGTTCTAAGTAAATACAGAGTTTCTCAAACCGCAAAAAGCTCTTCTCCCAGTGTGGAGAAGAGCTCTTTTTGTATGACTTATTTAATTTCCATGATATGAGTAACCTGGTTTCTTCCGTTTTCTTTTGAAGCATACAAGGCTTGATCCGCATTCTTCAGTATGGATGTCTCGGAATCACCCGGACTCGATGTAGCTATGCCCATACTCACCGTAATGCGGCCGATTTCCCAAGAGGATTCGGCGACTGCAGTCCGTAGACGATCAGCTATTTTCTTAGAGTCAGGTCCAGCGGTGTTAGGCAGGATCAACACAAACTCCTCCCCGCCTAGCCGTGCCACCATATCCTCTTCACGGACATGGAAGGTAAGGATTTTCGCGAGCGATTCCAGAACATCATCACCCGCCTGGTGTCCCCATGTGTCATTCACCTGCTTGAAATGGTCAATGTCTATGATAACCAGTGAAAAACGCAATCCTTGTTCGCTGTATAGATTCATTTGCTCTTCCAGCTTCTCTTGAAAAAATCTTCTATTCTTGAGCCCCGTCAGCTTATCCGTCATAGACAGCTCGACTAAGACCGCATTGATCTCCATCAGCTCAGCTTGTTTCTGCTCGATCTCCTTATGGATTTGTTCGAGCTTCACCAGCGCCTGATCCTTCTCCCAATAGGCCTCTTCGATTTGCTTTTTCGCAGATCGGAGCTCCTGTTCGTAGTCAATGCGTTTTCTCATCTGTACGAGTACACAATCAATAACCTCTACGCCATCGTTTTCGAATCGTCTTCCATTGAGTATAAAGGGTATCGACTGCTTTTCTTTATCTTTCAAACTGATAAACAGCTCTTCTACATGTCCATTCAGATTGATCTGCGGGTAAAAGTAGGAGTGGAAAATAAGCTTGTTGGCCGTAGACATGATGGATTCCAAATGCTGATCCACCAAGTCCTCCGGTTGATATCCCATCAAATCCAGGAAGGTCTGATTCACATCTGTTACTGTTCCTTTATGAGTAATAGAGACATATCCACATGGTGCATATTTCAGCCGCTCATCCATGATCCAATATCCTTTCCATACGCATCATCAGAGCAAATCCACTCCAAGATATTCATGAATATCACGAATCGTTTCCTCCGGATGGCTGATATGCGGATAGTGGCCTTTGGCCTCCATAAGACGCAGCGTGCTGTGCTTCAGATGCTCATGCAAATATTCCCCAACCTGAATCGGTACGATACTGTCATCCGAGCACTGCATAATGAGTGTGGGGACCGTAGAATTGGATAATTCCTGTCGATGATCGGATAAAAAGGTTACCTCGGCAAACTCTCTCGCAATGACCGGATCTCCCGAAATAAAGCTCCGCTCCAGTTCCTTGGTTAACATTGGCGACTCTGGGGCGTTCATCGCAAGCGGCGCCAAAAAGCTGGCCCAGCCTGCAAAATTCATTTCCATCATATCCAGCAGTTCAGTAATATCACTTCGATCGAAGCCTCCGAAATAATCCTCCCCATCATTCAAATAACGCGGGGATGGTCCGATCATAATCAATTTATCAAAAACATCCGGCCGCTCGATGGATGCCAGCATCCCGATCATCGAACTCACCGAATGACCTATGAAAATCACGTTTTTAAGCTGTAGCGATTCAATAATATCCAGTACATCCTGGACATAACCATGAAACGAGCTATATTTTTCTGAGGAATATGCGGTTAAATCCGAGTTTCCGGAGCCCACGTAGTCAAACAGAACGATTCGAAACTTTTTCTCAAATGAAGGCGCAATATACTGCCACATGCTCTGATCGCAACCAAATCCATGCGCAAAAATGATGGTTCGCTCTCCTTCGCCAATCACTTTCACATTATTGCGTACTGCAACATCGATCATTTCGTATAACTCCCTTTATCAATAGCTTTCCTATCATTCTGAAGGTACGGCTTGGAAATATCAAGTAAATACTTGAGGATTGGTATCATGCCAAAAAAGACCATCCCGTCACTGGAATGGTCTTTCCCGTCTCGTTACAACCGTTTATCCGGCTTACTTTCTTTTTGGCGCAAGCTCCACCGCCTGGCGGATCGCTTCCATCATGCTTTTCTCTTCAACGATTCCTTTGCCGGCAATGTCAAACGCGGTTCCATGGTCGACACTGGTCCGTATAATCGGCAAGCCTACGGTAATGTTTACGCCTGCATCCAGGCCAAGCACCTTAACAGGTCCATGCCCCTGATCATGATACATGGCAACGACAATGTCAAAGTCTCCGCGTACGGTGCGGAAAAACAAAGTGTCTGCCGGCAGCGGTCCGACAACGTTAATGCCTTCTTCCTGCGCCTTTTTGACGCCGGGCACCACTTTCTCGTCTTCCTCGCCGTAACCGAACAAACCATTCTCTCCCGCATGCGGGTTGATTCCGCAGACCGCGATTCTCGGATTTTCGATACCCGATTTCGTCAGCGTTTCATGTGCCAATTGAATAACACGGTAGACCCGCTCCGGATTAATCATTCTTACCGCATCGATGATACCGACATGCGTGGTCACATGAATCACCTTTAGGTTAGGGGCGGAAAGCATCATCGAAAACTCACTTGTATTCGTTAAATCAGCCAAAATTTCGGTGTGTCCAGGGTATTGATGCCCGCCTTTATGCAGTGCCTCTTTGTTGAGCGGGGCTGTACAGATCGCATCAATCTGCTGCTTTTTAGCCAGATCAATCGCTTTGGCCAAGTATTCGAATGCAGCATGTCCCGCTTCAGCGGAGACCTGCCCGATTGGCAAATCTGCACGGAGTAAATCCAGGTCCAGACAATAGACGGTTCCAAACTCGAACGCCAGCTGATCCAGCTGGTCATCGGTAATGGTCTTGATCTGCAGATCACTATTTACAAAAGACTGTGCCCGGCTGAGGATTTTGCTGTCCCCAATGACCACAGGATTGCACAGCTCGTAAATTTCCCGGCTTTGCAGGCTTTTCAGAATTATTTCCGGTCCAACCCCTGCGCCGTCTCCCATTGTAATCCCGATAATCGGTTTTGTATGATTCATTTCATTCATCCTCTCCACTCATATATTTCAGAACATTCATTAAAGAATTCTCGTTACCAAACCCACCGGCCTTCGTTACAGTCCAGTACATGCTCGTGCCCGCTGCATCCTTTAGCTTCCCGAGCGGCAGTCCAGCTTCGACTTCGGTATACAGCTGCATTTGATTCATGTTCAGCTGGTTACACACGGCCTTTGCCGTATCGCCCCCCGTCAGGATTAACCCGTGAATATCATCGAAGGAGCTTACGATTTCGCGGGCGATTTTTCCGAGCTCTCCCGATATCGCCTCACTGATTTTTGTTTTGCCCAAAGAAAGCTCCGCTTCCAGCTGCCTTGTCGCATCTCTATTCTTATCCGATGAGTCCACGAACAATACAAAATGCTTCTTATCCGATTCCCCGGACAGTACATCCATCACGTCCTGCAATACATACGTTTGACGGATGAGATCCACCGGATCGAGTTCTACAAAACAGGTATCCGGCATGGCCCGCACCTTCTCGAGCTGCAGCTTCGTCACATGCGACAAGCTTGCTGAAACGGTCAATGTTTTGCGGATTGCAAGCTGTTCTTGCGACTGTCCGGTAGTCTTTTGCAGCTGGAGGGCCTCCGGCAAATATTCAATCAAGCCTGCGGACCCGGCCCATACCGTTCTTTTCCGCACCCGTGCAAATAGCTCCGCAATGACGAGCAAATCATCATCTGTCCTGGCATCGCATATAAACCATGTTCTGCCCTGTGCTATATTCGCCAGAACCTCCTCCATCATGCGCTCTTCTGTGCCGCCTAGCAGCTCCTGTCCGATAAGGCATATCCGGTTCATATCCACATACTGCTGAAACAGATTGGGAATAAAGCTGTCTTTTACCGGCGTTTTCGGGTCTCGGCCGAATTCTGTCTCGGATACTAACTGCCCGTTCACATATTGGGAGCCCTGAAGCGTTTGGCGGTTCATTTTCGGATAGGCCGGAGCAACGACAACCAATTCCGGTTGATGGACCGAGACAACGGCCGCCAGCTCCGCAGCCACATTCCCTCTTAGCGTAGAGTCCATTTTTTTATATACATGCTCATATCCTTGCTCATGAAAAATAGTACTCGCTTCAGCTACCCGATCATACGCTTCCTGTTCACTAACCGCACGGCTGTCCGTATCTATAATGGCAACATCGCCGGTTGGCTGCACCTTCGACTCCTTAAAATCAAGAAATACCGTAGAGGAAATCCCGATCTTCGATAACTGCACACCGGCATCGTTTGCTCCCGTTAAATCATCTGCAATAATGTAAAAATGCTGCATATCTGAACGACTCCCTTATACTTGTGCTTTCCGGCGTTGTGCCCGTTTGGCAAACCATGTGGTCAGGAGCGGCGTTAAAATGGCTGTCACAATCACAGCCGCAGTCACTTGAAGCGTAGCCGTAGCTGCAATGTCGCTATAGCCGGTGTATACAGCCGCTACCGCCACGGGTACCGCAGCTGCGTTGCCGGCTGTCGAAGAAGCCGCGATCCCAGCGACGCCATCCCCGCCTGTCAGACGGTCAATCAAGAACAGCATGCCGCCTGTGATAACAACAACGGCAAGCCCCAGAATAATGCCGGAGGATCCGGCTTTAACGACGTTGGCAAGGTTAATGCTTGCACCGATTGCCAGCGAGAAGAGCGGAATCATGACATCCTGGCCTTTACTGAGGAACTCGCGCATTTTCTCGTCCAGGTTACCCAGTACCATGCCGAGGATCAGCGGCAAAATTGCAAAGACGAACGCCGTAATCGGAAAGCTCGCCAGACCCGCAACACCCAGAATAAGCATCGTGAAGAAGGGGCCGGATTCCAGCGACATAATGGAGTAAGCGGCAACATCCTCAGCCTTCTTACCCAGCTGTCCCATCAACGCCATGTAAAGTCCACCGTTCGTGTCTGAGAAGGCCGCGATGATAGCCAAAGCCGACAGACCCAAGAACAAATTGTTTTGATCCGGGAAAATGGCTTTGATCAGCAGTGCGATAATAAATGTAGTACCGATCTTGCCTACCCACATGCTGACGCCCTTTTTCAAAATGTAACCGGTTGCTTGAAAGCGAATCGTTGATCCCAAACAAATATAAAAAGCTGCAAGCAGTGCGGAGGTACCTGTTAAGAGTCCGCCTGTGAATGAGCTTTTGAACTCAGGCAAATCAAAGATCCCCGGAAAAAACGTACGGATAACGGCTCCGATCAGCAAAGGAATTAACATCATTCCGCCAGGAATTTTGTCTATGGCCGCCTTGATTTTCATATCTGTGTCATCTCCTGTGTTGTATTTTTCAACAGTTATAATAAATGATTGCGTTTACGCTCATTATATTAATCGCTTACAAAATAAAATGCAACAGTTTTCGGCCTGTTAAATAGTAACAGATCAAAAACGTTGCATTATTAAACACATTTGAAGATGACGCGGTGTAGCTAATCCTTTAATTTACGCCAGAGCGTAGATCGATTGATATTTAGCCGCTTAGCAGCCTTCGTCTGGTTGAATCCTTCTTCCTCCAGTACCTTTTCAATAATTCTCTTCTCGATTTGCTCCAAGGAGCCGCTTAGAAGTCCAGAGGAAATCACTGCCGTTTCTACGCCTTTTCGGTTTAGCAGGCGCTCAATTAAAGGATGTTCGATGACATAGCCCTTTTCCAGGATAACCGCCTCCTGAAGCAGTGCTTTTAATTCAGAAATATTGCCGGGCCAGCGATAATCGGCAAGTAAGGCTAAGCCTTTTTCGGTGATTCGAATCGCCGAGGTGCCCAGCGTCTGGCTAAAATGGAGCAAAGATGATGTCACCAGCTCCCTCAGATCCTCTTTGCGCTCCGCCAGATCGGGGATATGAATACGGATCATTTCATCTTCATAGATCCTGTTTTCCCCAAAGGGATGCTCTTCAGTCATGGAAAAAATCAGAGTTACCCCCCGTCCCTTAAGAGCATCTATCGTCTGCGAACGGACATTTTTCAATTCGTCATCCGACGGGCCGAAGGAGTGAATGTAGAGTGTTCTGATCTCCGCATCGATTTCTTCGGGACTCATGGACAGTAAATCTGCCGCTTTAACCGATGCGAATAAACCCTCGCCATGAAACTTTTGATCATGAACATACCGGGCCAGCATCTTCTTGCCTGTTCCCCTTCCGCCGATAAAGATAAATTGGCTGTAAGACAGGCTGCGGTGGATCATCGTTAAGCATGTATTCATCGCTTCGCTTTGGTGAATAATCAGAGGCGCCGGCTGCATCAGGATCTTCACCTTTTCATGAGCTGCCTGATGAACAGGATATCGTGAAAATTCACACACCAGATAAGGCGATTCGTGGATAACCATCCTCGTTGTAATCAGCTTTATGGGCTGGCCGTTCTGATCGGCTGTATGGATGATTTCCGGACCGGAGCTGCCGCCCTGAATTACATCCTTCTCAAACGGGATTTCCGCTACGGGTCTGAAGCTGAAATCTGTCCACTGTTCATAGACAACATCCCCTTGTTCCGACAGAACCATAACGTCCCGTGCGGTCGTATGTAATATCCCTTTTAACCGGTCGATCTCGAGTCTGCTTTTTGTCATCCAGCGGGAAACCGTCTTAGCTTCCTTGAACGCATCAAAAATAGACTCCCTCCCGGATTGAATCAAAATCCCCAGCAGTCCCAGCCTGGAAGCCGTCTCGAAAGTGACAACGTCGCCCATGATCAGCTGATACCCTTCCTGCTTTAGTTTTCTCAAGAGGGCCTCCGTTTCATCCTCATCATGGATTGTGAACATATCAATCGGAATATCGAGCAGGTCAATAATCGCTTTGGCTCCGCCCGTAATCGCAGGGAATCCCACGATTGCCTTCTTCCTGGGAAAATCATTGGCCAGCGTAAGCACCCGAAGCATATCATATCCGGAGACATGGACATCAATCACCGGAATATCTACTTCTTCACTGATCCGTTTTGCCGTTCCGCCCCGGCTAATGATGACATTAAAGCCCTCTGCCTTCGCCTGTTTCGCCAGCTTAACTCCTTCCTGCAGGTTTCCGATCAGGATCTGAAGATCCAGCTCATGCTCTTCTTCCCGGCATTCTTCTATTAAATTCTCCATTGCCGCATACGGGGCCACAAATAGAGCTTTTATCTTCATCCTTAACCACACCTATATCCCTTTATTTTGTAGTTCAGTCATAGCATATATTCAGGTGGTATGCAATTCAGGTGAGCTTAGCATCAATGTTTCGGAATACCCTTGCCATCTAAAGAATTACCACCGGCATCAAATGATTTTGAGATGTTATCGCATCCTTGCATTGAAACTGTTTTTCGTGTATGCCACAATATATAAGGAGACGTCTTTAACGCCGTCATACGTCCAATTATAAAAAAACGGAGGTACATATCATGAGAACGATAAAGCTGGGCACCAGTACGTTAGAGGTGCCTGTTGTTGCAGTAGGCTGCATGCGTATCGATTCGCTGGACATGCCGCAAACCGAGCGCTTCGTCCAGACGGCGCTTGAAGAAGGTGCAAATTTCTTCGAACACGCGGATATTTACGGAGGAGGCAAGTCCGAAGAACGATTCGCTGAAGCAATCCATATGAACCCCAGCATTCGCGAAAAAATTATTTTGCAATCGAAATGCGGCATCCGCCCTGGAATGTTCGATTTCTCCAAAG is a window from the Paenibacillus sp. J23TS9 genome containing:
- a CDS encoding sigma-54-dependent transcriptional regulator encodes the protein MKIKALFVAPYAAMENLIEECREEEHELDLQILIGNLQEGVKLAKQAKAEGFNVIISRGGTAKRISEEVDIPVIDVHVSGYDMLRVLTLANDFPRKKAIVGFPAITGGAKAIIDLLDIPIDMFTIHDEDETEALLRKLKQEGYQLIMGDVVTFETASRLGLLGILIQSGRESIFDAFKEAKTVSRWMTKSRLEIDRLKGILHTTARDVMVLSEQGDVVYEQWTDFSFRPVAEIPFEKDVIQGGSSGPEIIHTADQNGQPIKLITTRMVIHESPYLVCEFSRYPVHQAAHEKVKILMQPAPLIIHQSEAMNTCLTMIHRSLSYSQFIFIGGRGTGKKMLARYVHDQKFHGEGLFASVKAADLLSMSPEEIDAEIRTLYIHSFGPSDDELKNVRSQTIDALKGRGVTLIFSMTEEHPFGENRIYEDEMIRIHIPDLAERKEDLRELVTSSLLHFSQTLGTSAIRITEKGLALLADYRWPGNISELKALLQEAVILEKGYVIEHPLIERLLNRKGVETAVISSGLLSGSLEQIEKRIIEKVLEEEGFNQTKAAKRLNINRSTLWRKLKD
- the pdxA gene encoding 4-hydroxythreonine-4-phosphate dehydrogenase PdxA, translated to MNHTKPIIGITMGDGAGVGPEIILKSLQSREIYELCNPVVIGDSKILSRAQSFVNSDLQIKTITDDQLDQLAFEFGTVYCLDLDLLRADLPIGQVSAEAGHAAFEYLAKAIDLAKKQQIDAICTAPLNKEALHKGGHQYPGHTEILADLTNTSEFSMMLSAPNLKVIHVTTHVGIIDAVRMINPERVYRVIQLAHETLTKSGIENPRIAVCGINPHAGENGLFGYGEEDEKVVPGVKKAQEEGINVVGPLPADTLFFRTVRGDFDIVVAMYHDQGHGPVKVLGLDAGVNITVGLPIIRTSVDHGTAFDIAGKGIVEEKSMMEAIRQAVELAPKRK
- a CDS encoding helix-turn-helix domain-containing protein, which codes for MDIGSNIRAIRKRKNITIAQICEETGLSQGFLSQVETNKTSPSIATLENIAQALKVPLAYLLLKKEDRMHIVRKDERKITTSGIEKLKVAHLSSTKNVRMMIVEAPPGASTGEAHAHEGEEVHVVIKGKIYAEQGEDSAEFTEGDSFSWNACTPHLVKNIGDELAIILIAVYTESDQAGDLF
- a CDS encoding 2-keto-3-deoxygluconate permease, encoding MKIKAAIDKIPGGMMLIPLLIGAVIRTFFPGIFDLPEFKSSFTGGLLTGTSALLAAFYICLGSTIRFQATGYILKKGVSMWVGKIGTTFIIALLIKAIFPDQNNLFLGLSALAIIAAFSDTNGGLYMALMGQLGKKAEDVAAYSIMSLESGPFFTMLILGVAGLASFPITAFVFAILPLILGMVLGNLDEKMREFLSKGQDVMIPLFSLAIGASINLANVVKAGSSGIILGLAVVVITGGMLFLIDRLTGGDGVAGIAASSTAGNAAAVPVAVAAVYTGYSDIAATATLQVTAAVIVTAILTPLLTTWFAKRAQRRKAQV
- a CDS encoding alpha/beta fold hydrolase; amino-acid sequence: MIDVAVRNNVKVIGEGERTIIFAHGFGCDQSMWQYIAPSFEKKFRIVLFDYVGSGNSDLTAYSSEKYSSFHGYVQDVLDIIESLQLKNVIFIGHSVSSMIGMLASIERPDVFDKLIMIGPSPRYLNDGEDYFGGFDRSDITELLDMMEMNFAGWASFLAPLAMNAPESPMLTKELERSFISGDPVIAREFAEVTFLSDHRQELSNSTVPTLIMQCSDDSIVPIQVGEYLHEHLKHSTLRLMEAKGHYPHISHPEETIRDIHEYLGVDLL
- a CDS encoding four-carbon acid sugar kinase family protein; its protein translation is MQHFYIIADDLTGANDAGVQLSKIGISSTVFLDFKESKVQPTGDVAIIDTDSRAVSEQEAYDRVAEASTIFHEQGYEHVYKKMDSTLRGNVAAELAAVVSVHQPELVVVAPAYPKMNRQTLQGSQYVNGQLVSETEFGRDPKTPVKDSFIPNLFQQYVDMNRICLIGQELLGGTEERMMEEVLANIAQGRTWFICDARTDDDLLVIAELFARVRKRTVWAGSAGLIEYLPEALQLQKTTGQSQEQLAIRKTLTVSASLSHVTKLQLEKVRAMPDTCFVELDPVDLIRQTYVLQDVMDVLSGESDKKHFVLFVDSSDKNRDATRQLEAELSLGKTKISEAISGELGKIAREIVSSFDDIHGLILTGGDTAKAVCNQLNMNQMQLYTEVEAGLPLGKLKDAAGTSMYWTVTKAGGFGNENSLMNVLKYMSGEDE
- a CDS encoding sensor domain-containing diguanylate cyclase — protein: MDERLKYAPCGYVSITHKGTVTDVNQTFLDLMGYQPEDLVDQHLESIMSTANKLIFHSYFYPQINLNGHVEELFISLKDKEKQSIPFILNGRRFENDGVEVIDCVLVQMRKRIDYEQELRSAKKQIEEAYWEKDQALVKLEQIHKEIEQKQAELMEINAVLVELSMTDKLTGLKNRRFFQEKLEEQMNLYSEQGLRFSLVIIDIDHFKQVNDTWGHQAGDDVLESLAKILTFHVREEDMVARLGGEEFVLILPNTAGPDSKKIADRLRTAVAESSWEIGRITVSMGIATSSPGDSETSILKNADQALYASKENGRNQVTHIMEIK
- a CDS encoding class III extradiol ring-cleavage dioxygenase, encoding MMPSYFFAHGAPSLVLEEHAYTDLLKKFAAGMPKPKAIVIFSAHWEESVQTVSSVDRYSTIYDFGGFQDELYRMTYPAPGERSLSEQIRSLFTKGGIPSKPDEARGLDHGAWAVLKLIYPDADIPVVALSVNRYLTNEQQYEIGKALSELREQDVLIIGSGGTVHNLRSVNWRAQGVDEWAGAFDNWLQSKLEAWDTASLFNYETLAPNARMAVPTSEHFIPLLIAMGTGDANRKAKLLHRSYQYGNLSLSCWQFD
- a CDS encoding DoxX family protein, with the protein product MIKNIWVPTLLRVVLGIIFLAHGISKFQMGLGNVEAWFSSMSVPGFMAYVAAIAEVVGGILLIIGLFTRVVSALFVVLMIGAIVTVKLSAGLLGHDQVAGYELELSLILISVYLLASGPEALSVDHFIYKKRSKVQ